Within Plasmodium reichenowi strain SY57 chromosome 3, whole genome shotgun sequence, the genomic segment AAgagtatatataaaataattctcccttgatatatacattacatgtatataaatatatatatatatatatatatatatatatatatatataatatatttatatatatatttttttttttatttcattgtgttatatatatatatatatatatatatatatatatatatatatatatataatgtttcattttatttttctgTTTTCCTTTTTGAAGACACGATCGTTGCCCGTTCGAAAAGATGATGAAGTTCTGATATGCAGAGGACACAACCATGGAAGAGAAGGGAAAGTTGTAAAAATTAACAGAAAAAGATATAAGATTTATGTAGAAAGAGTTACAAGAGAAAAAGTAAATGGAGAATCAACTTTTATAGGTATTCATCCAAGTAATGTTGTATTAACAAAATTAAAGGTTGATAAAAATCgtaaaaaaattttagaTAGAAAAGCAGCAAAggaaaattaaaaagatatatacatacgcatatatacaacatatataaaatttaattaattggtgtttcttatttatatttggATATATGGaaatgttaaaaatattcaaagggtgtataataataatatatatatatatatttatttatttatatatatattatgaagaTGCCCTTCTCATTGTTTTGAACCATAACatttataacatttttatttattcattcatttattttatttatttattttttttattattattttttttttttttttttttttttttttttttttttttttctataaaCTTACCAAAATTAAGtgtatttaaaaatattttaattaaaaaaattaaataatataaaaattaacaCCATATTTATGTGGCATacttaaattatatacatatatattatatatatttataatatcttaATATAACTTATTTTCCAccattttgtttttcttatatacatatatttattattataagtTCACATAACAACggttaataatattttctttttcttttatttatatttttaatcaCACGTATTTcgttttatattatttcacTTGAACTAGCTATTTTTCTATctagaaataaatatatatatatatacaaatatatatatatatatgtagctatattttaaaaggaaaaaaaaaattatgaacagttcaggtttttttttttttttttttttttttttttttttttttttttttttttctttttttccCTTACCTTCACAggataaataaaatataatagataggtctaaaataatttaacaAATTAATAGACAGAAGAAggaagatataaaaaaaaaaattgtatatatttaaaatatattatggtaaaaacaaaacatttaaaaaaaaaaaaaaatatatatatatatatatatatgtatttgtgtataatatattattacacacatatgtttctttttacatttattatatttaaatataatacaacCCAAACAAATAACAAATAGAAATATTCagaattattttattgtttttcAATATGGGAGGAAGCCTATGTATTTTTCAACGCCAGgttcttttctttttcaccatatatatataataaatataatatatatatatttttttttttttttttttttttttttttttNNNNNNNNNNTCTTTATGTAGaaatatgatgatatggttaaaggtaaaaaaaaaactgTAGGTAGGACATCAACCCAATTCGAAAAGGTTGAGtataacaacaataatattttaaataatgatgaggaaaaagaagaaaaaacaagcgataaattaataaataataataatgtggaaagtacaaataatacaaattCAGAACAAGACTATTCAGACATGTATCCGTCTTCAAgtgatgaaaatataaaaagaaataaagaagaaCTAAATATCGATAAATATGATCAAATAGaaaaatttgaaaaattaaaaaaaatatataacaaaacaaataattatgataacagaaatatgaatatgaatatatatagaagaTGTACCAGTACTCCTAATATGACAAGAAAAAAGAGAATGGttatgaagaaaaataaatcatttcCTTGTCCTAATACATTGAAAGAAACAAATTTTACTTATTCCTATGAATTGTATAGTGCACCAAAATATGTAATAGATTCTACAGTATCGGAAAAATCCTTTTTCGAATCAAGCCAAATTGTATCAAATTCGTGTACGAACCAGTCAGGAGGTTCTTTCAAATTTTATGAATAGTAAGAATATCATAAATAAGTAAATTCAATAAAAATCGTgatcatattattatgtatattattttgaatacCTACATAggtacatatatatatatatatatatatatatttttttttttttttttttttttttttttttttttttNNNNNNNNNNtatttttttttttttttttttttttttttttttttttttttgtagtAATGGATATTCATCTTCCTCCTACAAATTCAACCAATTAAACGAAGACGACAGAACGAAGAACATCATACTTATCATAAATAACGAAACAAATAACAACGagataaaagaaaataacaaaattttGAAAACATCACGTTCGTTATACTtcttaaataataattttaataaaacagagaaattcaaaattaaaaaaagtaactccacatattttaatgataagaatatttctttatatttttaaagtgcatcacaatataatatcaaaTTATAAGTTcgaaaaaaattatatgtatatataaatatatgcacatatatataaatatatacacatatatatataaatatacacatatatatataaatatacacatatatatatatatatacatatattcGTGTGTATATGTTAACATCTACTTTCCAGGATTATCACCTGATTCGTGACTTGGTCCTTGTTTAGAATATTCTTTAactataaaaaataaaataaatatataaatatatatatatatatatatatatatttatttatttacatatatatatatatatatatatttatttacatatatatatttgtatttatttaattttaacttacatattttttgaCTAAAATTTGGATGTAACGAATTCAAGAACATAGATtgattaatataatttttattaattttattttttttgttattttttttttcttcttgtATAAATGattctatatttttattcatataagaattcaatatatcattttgggaaaaattatttttagaattatttaaatagTTCGAAATAGATTCTatgttattaaaatttatatgttcgAATAAATCCTTGTTATCTTTCTTTAATGAATTTGTTTCTTGTACTTgtttatcattttttaaattatttaaaaattctTGTTCATAGCTTCTtaaatcattatatatagaattCAGTGAAACGctatttttttgtttgtcATTATTTTCTTGAGCTTTTTGAAAATctgaaaaattattatcaaagaaattattttcttcaacAAGCGTTTGcttatttgtattattatcatctgttatatttatgtcTTTGTTcgttttattattatctcTATATAAATCAACCGGGCACTCGTTATAACttgttaattttttatatgtattctTCTTTTCATCCTCCACATTCTTTAGGtcctttttttcttcatcatttgtattatctttatttaaattatatgtattatctttatttaaattatatgtattatctttatttaaattatatgtattatctttatttaaattatatgtattatctttatttaaattatatgtattatctttatttaaattatatgtattatctttatttaaattatatgtattatctttatttaaatcatttgtattatctttatttaaatcatttgtattatctttatttaaatcatttgtattatctttatttaaatcatttgtattatctttatttaaattatttgtattatctttatttaaatcatttgtattatctttatttaaatcatttgtattatctttatttaaattatttgtatCCTCAATAATGATATTCCCATTATCCTTTTCATGTTCATTATGTTCTTTCCGTATTTCAGAATTTATTTGGTCGTGTTCATTTGATTGAATTTCTTCTAGATCCTTTTCTTgatctttttttttcttattaatatttacattattacATTCGTTGTCCATcttataaattaaatataaNNNNNNNNNNNNNNNNNNNNNNNNNNNNNNNNNNNNNNNNNNNNNNNNNNNTTttaaatgttatatatacaaaaacagatatattttttaaaatattttattataaacaaaaaaaaaaacatatatattttttaaaatattttattatatacaaaaaaaaaaacatatatatattttaaaatatttttaaatattatacataaataaaataatggtattataaaaatatatatatatatatagatatattagatatatttatcatattatatatatatatatatatatatatatatatatatatatatatgtatatatttattatatatgtacataatatttttctcaGTGAAACTGTAATAACTATTTAACTATTTTCCATTctacaaaaataaaataataataaaataattaattcttcttcttttctctttttttctttaacATACgtgttatttatattatatgagaaatataagaaaaataaaataaaaaaatttaatacatataaatattatatatatatatataatatttataaaatatcatCAATGTGCAGAATtgtacaaataaatatatttatatataaaagcacttatataatatatggtgctctgaaaaatatatatatgtttcttttttttttttctattatatatataccctaaattttttacaaagcttacttttttttgtttttctttttacaTCTGCCTATAactatattttaaatatctTATAAATTTTGATGAATAAGAAGAGAAATTCAATTtataagatataaataaataaatatataaataaatatatatatatatatatatatatctattatatatatatttattttttttattttatttttttttttgttttctcCTTAATATGTTTTGAATACCCATTTTTCtgtgtattattataatatttaaaattatgaaaaattttatgtggcattttgttatacttgtttttattgttataaataagaaaataaaatgttaCAATATAATCTTGAATAATACTAAATTTCTAACAAGCCAAACTAAAGAAATAGATGAGCCCATCTTTTCAAAGGTTGAAAAATTGAAAcaagatgaaaaaaaaaacaaaaaatataaacagGAGGAAAGCTTAAAAGAAGTAAATACAAATCCATTAGAGCTCGTTAAGgatttcttttttaaaaataaaattgaagaagaagaagaaaaaaaaaaaaataagttatatttaaaaaatgatgtaAGGGAAAATAATTTAGATAGTTTCTCATACgttcataataataatgaagacGATTCATcgaatgataatataaatgataataagtattacaataatagaaaacagaatgataatgataataataaaagagattataataataaaggaaattataataaagacAATGATAAggatgaatataataaatattacacagattatgataataatgattacAAAAATGAggaaaattataatgaatacaataatgaagaaaattataatgattataatattgaagaatataataatgaaataaagaaagaaaaagaaaaagaaacCGATAGAAAGCAAATGTTCAAACTTGCCatagaattaaaaaatggctcaaaaaaaaaaaaaaaaaatattaataaatgtatagaaatttttcaaaaattaataacggataaaaatgataaaataacaCGTTCATCTTATTATGAATTAgggaaaatatatttttttggatataaaaattatttcttttcatataaaagaaatgtaAACTTAAGTTTGCATTATCTACAAAAAGCTGCAATGATGAAAAACCCGGCAGCCTTACACTTTTTaagttttatttatttttatgattttcataaaatcgaagaaaataagaaacgtaacgaaaaaaaaaatattcaaaatggaaataatgtaaataacataaataacataaataacataaataatgtaaattatgtacaaaatttacaacaaaatgaaaattttattaaaaaatcCATTGAATTTGAAATGATCGCAGCTTCGCTAAATTACATCCCTTCCATTTTAACACTCGCATATAAATTCTTGTATGGTATTAATATGAAACAAAATTGTTATAAAGCtaagaaattatataaaactGTTGCTGAGAATGTTATGAACTCtgattatattaatatccCACTTTCAGAACTAGATATACTAAACGgagaaaatttaaatatgcataatgaaattaacaacatgaaaaataatgaagaagaaattCTCGAATTCTTAAATGAACAAATTAAAGGAGGTGATGTAATGGCTATGTATGACCTGgggaaaaaatataaagaagaaaaaaactTTAAACAAGctttcaaatatattaacgaagcttcaaaaaaaaataatttactAGCCCTAAAGGAGTTGggaattatttatttgtatgGATATGGAGTTCAGAAGGACATAAACAAAAGTATAGAAAATTTTTCAAAGgtaaacataaaaaaaagaaaaaagaaaaaaaaaaaaaaaaaaatatcttaAAATGTGTGTATGCTTCTTGGGATGTTTTATGTAtctaatattatttatatttttttactCAACACTTATAAGTTATGTACCATTTATAAATTGTATTTTTCNNNNNNNNNNNNNNNNNNNNNNNNNNNNNNNNNNNNNNNNNNNNNNNNNNNNNNNNNNNNNNNNNNNNNNNNNNNNNNNNNNNNNNNNNNNNNNNNNNNNTATGTTGGATTCCATTTTATATAGGCTGCCGAAGCTGGTGACGTGGAATCCAAATGCTATTTAGGgtacatttattatttcatcGATGGGTATAAAAATTTAGAGTTGTCATTAAAATACTTGATTGAAGCAGCTAGCCACGATTATGGAGAagctttttttttcttggCAGAAATTATTTTGGACATATCGATGAGAAAGCAATACATATCTGATTATGTGTATGAAGTGgtatttaaattatatgagCATTCCGCAGATTTGGGTTATGTTCAGGCATATTTCAGAGAAGCCCAATTGTATGAAATTGGGAAGGGTGTTAAGCAGTCTTGTTTGAATGCAACATTAtcttataaatttataGCTGAAAGTACCTTATGGATAAATAACATAAGACAAGgttatttaaaaatgagcatatggaaataaaagtatatacatatatatatatatatatatatatatatatttatttatttgttgaTGTTTTTTCCCCTTTTAGGCATGGATTATTATCTTGAAAAGGATTACTTGAAAGCGTTTTATACATATGCATTGGCATCATATGAGGGATATGAAATTGCTCAGAATAATttagtatatatttacagGACAAACAAATTGAATAACGTCATACATCCAAGGAAAATTATGTTGgtattaaatttattatataagcAAGGAAATTATAAGGCTTTATATGAAATGGgggaaatatataaagaacaaaataaagaGGAATTATCTGTATCATATTATAAGTTAGGCTTAAAAAAAGGTGATTTGAGAAACTTATTACCTTTATCAATGTATTATGAAAAGCATAAGGACCATGATAGGTAAGCtcataatatatgttatctatcttaaatgaataaataaataaatatatatatatatatatatatgtgtgtgtgtgtgtgtGCGCTAGCATAATGTTATATTgtcatattatataatataacaatttatttcttttagggccttgaaatatattaactACTTCATAAAACAAAGAAATAGAGAGAAAGAAATTAGCAACACAAAACTggagaaaataaaaaatgttctTGAAAGCACGTTGTTATATTTTcgtaaatataaattattttttaaaaacatgtataattttaaacaaaaaaataaagtgCAATGAAcacaataaaaattaaaaatgttaagtaaatataaataaataaataaatatatatatatgtatgtatatatatatatatatataacttatTTTTGTGATACAACATTTTTGTTTACTCGAATTAcctttatttatttttatgttcataatatatatatatatatatttatttatttatttatttattatttttttttttttttttttttaattctttaattttttttcattttttaaaaataatatccCATTTGaatatgaacatatattcatttattcatttttaaattaaaaagtattctctatgtatataatatattgttatagggaaaaaaaaaaaaaaaaaaagagaagGCAAGCTAAGCTAAGacaaaatatgatatatgACGTGATATGAGAAAATAAGAGAAGTAGGTGTTCTCCGTTTTTTATGTTAATCTATTTGTGTTTGGTTGTAATTTTCCTTTGATGTTTCCATTTCGCATGGAGCATACACATAACTATGATCTGTATAattaacattattattattattattattattcatatgtaCAATATCttgatttattttattttcttcgTTATTCGATACATTATTGTTGGTTTGAtgatttttctttttttgttcttccTCATACgacatattttttatattttttgaaatgtttaaaatatctttatatGGAAATTTGATAAGAGAATAAAAATTagacattttttttttatcataataattataaggAA encodes:
- a CDS encoding ubiquitin-protein ligase, putative (part of same gene as PRSY57_0312400B~gap found within coding sequence), whose translation is MKNFMWHFVILVFIVINKKIKCYNIILNNTKFLTSQTKEIDEPIFSKVEKLKQDEKKNKKYKQEESLKEVNTNPLELVKDFFFKNKIEEEEEKKKNKLYLKNDVRENNLDSFSYVHNNNEDDSSNDNINDNKYYNNRKQNDNDNNKRDYNNKGNYNKDNDKDEYNKYYTDYDNNDYKNEENYNEYNNEENYNDYNIEEYNNEIKKEKEKETDRKQMFKLAIELKNGSKKKKKNINKCIEIFQKLITDKNDKITRSSYYELGKIYFFGYKNYFFSYKRNVNLSLHYLQKAAMMKNPAALHFLSFIYFYDFHKIEENKKRNEKKNIQNGNNVNNINNINNINNVNYVQNLQQNENFIKKSIEFEMIAASLNYIPSILTLAYKFLYGINMKQNCYKAKKLYKTVAENVMNSDYINIPLSELDILNGENLNMHNEINNMKNNEEEILEFLNEQIKGGDVMAMYDLGKKYKEEKNFKQAFKYINEASKKNNLLALKELGIIYLYGYGVQKDINKSIENFSK
- a CDS encoding 60S ribosomal protein L26, putative, which produces MKFNKQKSSSRRKMRKAHFTAPAGLRRKIMSSKLSKELRLKYKTRSLPVRKDDEVLICRGHNHGREGKVVKINRKRYKIYVERVTREKVNGESTFIGIHPSNVVLTKLKVDKNRKKILDRKAAKEN
- a CDS encoding ubiquitin-protein ligase, putative (part of same gene as PRSY57_0312400A~gap found within coding sequence), encoding AAEAGDVESKCYLGYIYYFIDGYKNLELSLKYLIEAASHDYGEAFFFLAEIILDISMRKQYISDYVYEVVFKLYEHSADLGYVQAYFREAQLYEIGKGVKQSCLNATLSYKFIAESTLWINNIRQGMDYYLEKDYLKAFYTYALASYEGYEIAQNNLVYIYRTNKLNNVIHPRKIMLVLNLLYKQGNYKALYEMGEIYKEQNKEELSVSYYKLGLKKGDLRNLLPLSMYYEKHKDHDRALKYINYFIKQRNREKEISNTKLEKIKNVLESTLLYFRKYKLFFKNMYNFKQKNKVQ
- a CDS encoding hypothetical protein (conserved Plasmodium protein, unknown function), yielding MDNECNNVNINKKKKDQEKDLEEIQSNEHDQINSEIRKEHNEHEKDNGNIIIEDTNNLNKDNTNDLNKDNTNDLNKDNTNNLNKDNTNDLNKDNTNDLNKDNTNDLNKDNTNDLNKDNTYNLNKDNTYNLNKDNTYNLNKDNTYNLNKDNTYNLNKDNTYNLNKDNTYNLNKDNTNDEEKKDLKNVEDEKKNTYKKLTSYNECPVDLYRDNNKTNKDINITDDNNTNKQTLVEENNFFDNNFSDFQKAQENNDKQKNSVSLNSIYNDLRSYEQEFLNNLKNDKQVQETNSLKKDNKDLFEHINFNNIESISNYLNNSKNNFSQNDILNSYMNKNIESFIQEEKKNNKKNKINKNYINQSMFLNSLHPNFSQKIFKEYSKQGPSHESGDNPGK